Part of the Sorghum bicolor cultivar BTx623 chromosome 1, Sorghum_bicolor_NCBIv3, whole genome shotgun sequence genome, AATTGGAGGCATTCAAATCTCCTACCTCTTCCCCTCCTCATGTCGTCAAGCGTCCTAGAACCATCTAACCTATTCTTGTTTGCCTGTCTCTACTATCGtcgtctcaaaaattgatttaacGCTAGCCAGATCCATGCTCCCTACTACTAGGAATTACCTCTCCAAGCCCCTCCACGCTTGTTCAATTCCTACAAACTCCTCCAAAAGAATAAGAATGAGACCGACAAAGTCTCCATTTATGTTTCTCTATCGATGGCCACATCGCATACCACTAAttgaatgaatttagaaaaaaaaaatgatcgAACACTCTTGTTAGGTCGAGAACTTAGATCCATGTAGATAAGTTCCAAGGAATAACCCAACCAGTTGAGATACACACCAAGTTCGTCCATCTATACACGAATTACTTGGTGAACATCATAATCATGTTATAATTAAGCTAGCAATTACAAACATGATTATGCTATATATAGGTAGACTAATCCCCATGACGTCGCGGTTGAAGGCGAGGACAGAACGACCGAATCAGCCTTCGATTGAATTAAGGCCAGGAAGCCACTATTCTAGTAGGGGTGCCACTCAGCAAAGACAGCGACAGTGGACGCGCGCGTGACCGTGATCGTTCGTTGCCTTGCGCCTGAGAGTACCTCAACTCAAAGCatcatccatgcatgcatgtagccATCACGCGTGTCGATCAAATGGCTGCTTTGTTGTTTGCGTCTCTTGGCTTGATTCCATCCAATAGAGGATAAAACGCCCGAACCTGGCGTCACTCGTTACTCAAGCATCGTTGTTGTTCCAGCCTGTGCGGAGGTTACGTTTCTAGATGACGCAATACCTGACGCTTATTCGAGAATTGCCCCGTGTGTCTGTGTAAATTgccatgcatatatatacagtCTAGCCGGTTATTAATCTATACCACACTGTACCAGTAGTGTTTGCTTAAATTTAACAATCAGAGTTTTACAGCCAACGAATCAACTATGTGCTTGCATTGTGCTTAAGCAAGAAAATCTTGACGTTTCTCTTTGACACACAAGAAACCTTCCGGTGTTCCCCGAGGAATACCTAGAGAGAGGCTGGAGTAAATCAAAACCCATGaacacaacaacaacaacaacaacaacacaaAAAGAAAAGTGGTCCAGAACCTAGCTAGAATTTTTTAGTAAAGAAAAATATCATGTCATAAGTATTAGAGTTCTAATTTAACACATGGATAAAAAAGTTACAACAGCTAATAAGATCAAAAGTTGAAAGCTAATACTACCTCCATCCACACAAAAAATACAATTCTCGTTTTTCGAGAAGTCAAATAGTTTAAActttgattaaatttatattaaaaaatatcaaCATTCAGGATACAaggtaaatatcattagattcattgTAGAATATATattcataataaatttatttgaaaacataAATGCTAATAGTATTTACTAAAAACTTAGTCAAAGTTGAACTATATTGACGGGTAGGATCTTATATTACATTTTTtctgacggagggagtatatatattcATGATGTCACGGAAAGAGATGGAATAAATGTTTAACTAAACACATATTGTGTTAGAAAAatattcgcttgagcttatctgacGAATCTAACAGCCATTTAATaatgtttttctttcacaaaAAAGTCAGCAAACAATACTTTTAGCTATAACTTTTCAGTCAAACAAACTCTAGAAATCCTGACTATAGGTCCACAGTGAAGCCTTCATGTTAACTCTCACGAATGTATACTAgaaaaaaaattctacaaactctctTACAAAGTTAGAAAGACACATGAGCGTTTTACAAAATCTTAGAAACTCTTAGGAAAAAAACggctctttattttctttataaaATTAGAAAGATACATAATCATTTAAACTtgattaaggttagagaagtttATCTTTAAACAAAGTTAAAATAAATCAGAGAGTATGTATACAATATAAAAATTAATGCACTTATCACATCTATAAATTGTTGTTATGGTAACGCTGTTTAGCTCATCTGCGGCCTGACCCTGCCCTGCCATGTAGCCGCGCTCCCTGATCTTGGCCATCGCCCAATAATAACCTATTAACTTCCCATCATCCAATGACCTAACCAATCATGCAACATCATGGCCATAGCGTATCAAAAAAACCATTTTTTTTAATTGTAGTGTTTGCTAAAAACAATTTATTTCTCGTAAAATCAAGGAAATTTCCTACTCTCCAACGGCAGTAGGCAACTCCAATATATCAGTGCGTGTGCGTGGCCACGTACTTTGGTACCAGCGTACATGTAAACCGGTGAACGTGACCGGAATGCTTGTGCACATAGGGCCCTGCATTTTCCAGTGAAATAGCTAGCGTGGTTAACTAGGTGGCGTCTTTGCATCATAGGACTATAGGAGGACCCAGGACGTGACAAATGACGACGGTACGTGTTCTGTGTCCATCAAAGTGATCGTAATTCGCAAGTGAATATGTATGCTGACGTCTTTTATTTGCTACGTCATCTCAATTCACTGCTTTCTTTTCGTTTTTCTTTTGATAACTTCGAGGATGCATTCGAATGCAAGCAAGAGATAGGCTGGATTAATTTTTGCCGCTATCTATCCTGTATATATCCAATTGCCAAAAAAAATCATATCCTTCTTCTAGCTAGAGTATGACCATTACAACAAAGAATGTCCGTGAAGATTTCTATTTAACTACTTCTCGAGTGCTATTTGCAAGTGGTCGACAATTGTTGATCATGGTTGGTTAgtgtgtaaggccttgtttagttcatccaaaaaatcaaaaacttttcaagattctccgtcacatcgaatcttacggcacatgtatgaagcattaaatatagatgaaaataaaaactaattacacagtttgcctgtaaatcacgagatgaatcttttgagcctagttagtccataattagacaataattgctaaataaaaacgaaagttctacaatacccaaaaccaaaaaaaattcagaattaaacaaggcctaatttgaTCATTGCTCATAAGGCCCTGAGGGTGAAACCAAGTTGCTAAACTATTATCAAGTATTCCCAAACGAGAGGGTTATCCTGTGACCCGTTGCGCCTTGTGTGCGACCTCTTCTTCTTCCACGCGGTGGCTTCTTCTCTGTGGTCCTCCTCACGACAAGCACACTCTTGCGGTCTTCTTCTCTCGACCCACGCTCGTCCTCGACCTCGCCCTCCTTTTCGCCCTTGCCCCCCGCGGCTCCAGCAAACCCAAGTGCTCGCGACggccaccttcttctcctccccctCTCGCGGAAGCTAAGCCATGGACATGCTCTTCGACGACACCAAACTTCAAGCTTCGGCCATGGTGCCCCTTCCCCAACCTAGCTCGGCCGCCACTACTACTGCCAGGCCCCCTAAACGGCCCAACCTCCTCCCCACCGCTTGGTCGGCCTCCCTCCCCCAGCGGTCGTCCCCTTCTATAGCCCACCGAATTTGGGGAAGAAGGGTGGGGCGTGGCCACCGGAACCCTAGCTGTgttgtcgtcttcttcttcgtcTTCGATGAGCTCCTCACTGGAACCCTAGGCGGTTCTTCTCCCTCTCCGGTGCAAGAGCGGGCAAGGGTGTGTGGTGAACATAGGCGGGAGGAAGAGAGGCagcagaggaaggagaagacACTGGGAGGAGGCGAGTGCAAGGAGGGCATGGGTCACGCGCTCTCCCATCGCGCGAACCGTCGTGTATTGTTTGTGATTCCCAAAAGGATAGCAtgtaaaaaaaagagaatatgCCAAATGGCCAAATGTATATCCTGGTTATGATGGTTACGTTGTTATGCTACAATATTTAGTTATAGCACCTTGGCTGAGTGGGAAAAtttataatatttttagttATATAAATAGTAAGCCTACGTTTTCATGATTTCAGAACTTAATATGAGATCCCTTTTTGTCATAGTGTGGTAGTCATCTAAATCAACATTAACTAagaccatatctggtggaaTTGGTCCACTTGGATTTAAGTCATCAATTTAATATGGGTGCTCGtatatttttaaatttattCTATTTAGGATTTAACTATTTTTCAATGGTAGACAATGTGTTCATCCACAGCAAGGCTCTTGTTGTCAGTCTGAGTATGAGGGTCGTATGTACTTTGAGATTTACGGAACAAATTAGGAACATATATGGATTAACATCCAGTCCAGTCTATGAGACTTTATAGTGGTGAGCCTTCATGTATGTATGTGTTTATGCATGTGTGATTATGACCTTATTTGGTTTCCCTTGCTAAAATTTAgccagctaaaattattttagttattCTTGGGTGATTAGtaaaactaaactattttagctccttttactTAGCGTGTTTGAAACTTTAGCTATTAAAataactaaagtttagctagctaaaatttaaccAGAGGACCTGTGTCTCTGCGACAGGGGGCACTCATGCAGGTGGCTCCACATGTCACTGTGACAATTAATGTGGCTATGGCAGAAAGGACTgctggctgatttattgtgagaagatgctggctgatttattgtgagaagattcggctgataagcctaAACGAACAAGGCGATGGTTCTTGTCCTCGCATCATACTGGCAAACTTGATTCACAGTATCGTTAAACCATGTTAAAGCAATCCTTAATCGGTCCCTTTATTTATGCACTGTCTTTGTTGAAGAATCTTGTCCtcgttttttttttaatcttcCTATTGTTTCATGTTAGTCCCTAGTAGATTGGATTACTAAACTGTGTAACAAAGAGCTATGCACATCTGTACAAATGTACAATCCTACGCCTTTGTGATCAATCTAATGCCTAAGCAGCGCTGCCAGTTCAGGCTCCGGCCACCAGTCGCCGGAGCGCGTCCTTGGAGGCCGCGACGTCTCTTCTGGCGACGAACGGGTGCGCGAGAAGCTGCGCCACAGAAGCCCGCTTGGTGTAGTCCTTCTGCAGGCAAGCGGCGACGAACGCACGGAGCTCCGGCGACGCCGCGCCGTCCGGCAGCGACGGCAGCTCGCCGAAGCAGATGGCGCACATGAGCGCCGCCCAGTTGGGCTTCTGCCCCGCGGGGAGTAGCGGGTACCGGCCCATGAAGAGCTCCAGAACGGTGACGCCCAGGCTCCACACGTCGGCGGCGCAGGGGTCGGCGTGTCCGTGTCGCTCCGTGTCGAACCGCTCGGGGCTCATGTACGCGGCGGTGCCCTCGTAGGCGGTGCAGTGGTCGCCGGCGCGCGAGAGGACCTTGGCGATGCCGAAGTCGGTGATCTTGACCTCACCGGCGGCGCTGACGAGGAGGTTCGCGGGCTTGACGTCGCGGTGGACGACGCGGCGCGCTTGGAGGTGCGCGAGGCCGGCCAGCGCCTGCGCGGCGACCTCGGCGAGCGCGGCCTCCGAGAACGCCCCGCGCCGGGCCGCGACGGCGTCCAGCGAGCCGCCGTCGACGAGCTCGAGCAGGAGCGCGACGTCGCCTGGGGACGCCGCGGGGAGCACGGAGTGACACCGCACGACGTGCGGCGAGCTGTCGGCGCGCCGCAGGGCGTCCACCTCCGACGCGGCCCCTGGGTCGCCGCGGTGCAGCACCTTGAGCGCGTACAGCGCCGACGTCCGGCGGTGCGCGACCTTGTACACCGTGCCCCCGTTCCCGCGCCCCAGCATGTCGAGCCTGTCGAAGTCCGAGAGCCGGAACTCGCCGCTGGCTCGCGACGCGGACGTcgaggccgccgccggcgggttGGGGTGCCGGAAGGCGCACGAGGGGACGTCGAGCGAGATGTGCAGCTGCGGAAGCCTCCTCTCTCTGGCCGTCAGAGCCATTTGCACGTTAACCAGGAGGAATAGCTAGAGATGGGAAACTGGGAAAGGGAGGATTTTTGCTACAGCTTTGGTCTGCTTATATACTACAATTTCCGATTAATTTAGCATTTGTGCTGATTGTGCCTAGAGAGTGACAGGCAAGGACCGGTGATTTTCCGATTTGATTTCTTCCCATTTTTTACTCCCAAGATTTTTTACTTGGAAAACGATGGCGAACGTTCGGCTCGGTGAAAGCATTTGCATATTTGCATTGCAAGTAGGCGTTAAGAAAGTTCGAACAGGCATATCTCCAAACACCTTGGGCTCTCTAGCTTAGCCTGTGAGATGGAGACAGCATTGGTGTAACTCGCAATCTTGACGGCTCCGCCGTCAGTGTAGAATAGCAATGTCATTTTAAACTAACTGGGAGATCAGCCGAAAAAAA contains:
- the LOC8062904 gene encoding mitogen-activated protein kinase kinase 9; this encodes MALTARERRLPQLHISLDVPSCAFRHPNPPAAASTSASRASGEFRLSDFDRLDMLGRGNGGTVYKVAHRRTSALYALKVLHRGDPGAASEVDALRRADSSPHVVRCHSVLPAASPGDVALLLELVDGGSLDAVAARRGAFSEAALAEVAAQALAGLAHLQARRVVHRDVKPANLLVSAAGEVKITDFGIAKVLSRAGDHCTAYEGTAAYMSPERFDTERHGHADPCAADVWSLGVTVLELFMGRYPLLPAGQKPNWAALMCAICFGELPSLPDGAASPELRAFVAACLQKDYTKRASVAQLLAHPFVARRDVAASKDALRRLVAGA